One stretch of Oncorhynchus keta strain PuntledgeMale-10-30-2019 unplaced genomic scaffold, Oket_V2 Un_contig_2990_pilon_pilon, whole genome shotgun sequence DNA includes these proteins:
- the LOC127923477 gene encoding NLR family CARD domain-containing protein 3-like, translated as MSLSEEREEETTASKMSLSGEREEENTASKMSLSGEREEETTASKMSLSREREEENTASKMSLSGEREEGTIASKMSLSGERETTATKMTQDTSSKSVQKPRAESPTTSLLSMRSDQPPAFSQEPLPDDNKEVESLDSEDALKITHNLLDRRSQTLLTVQQDIKAKLKHWYQHISEGIGHHGNQSLFKDIYTELYITEGGSGGLNNEHEVRQMEMASKKQTTEETPIKCNDIFKPLPGQDKPIRTVLTKGIAGIGKTVSVQKVVLDWAEGKANQDVHFMFPLPFRDLNLKKDQYSLMQLLSHYFPEMKEIDSIEDGETKTDFILDGLDECRLPLDYKNNEKCSDVTKPTSVDVLLTNLIEGNLLPSALLWITTRPAAANQIPPECVDQVTEVRGFNDPQKEEYFRKKITDQKLANEIIKHMKTSRSLQIMCHIPVFCWISATVLETMLKVAEKNEVPKTLTQMCSHFMLIQIIVKNRKYNKATETNPKELSQSDKEMILKLAKLAFQQLQKGNLIFYEEDLRDCGLDVTEASEYSALCTEIFKEESGLYQEKVYSFVHLSIQEFLAAVHALESCLDKKENVFSSTSDDEKKESIQLSDLHRRAVDQALKSENGHLDLFLRFLLGLSLESNQNLLRGLLTQTGSTTQSHKKTIKRTVRYLSDKIKYESSPERIINLFHCLNELGANSLVEDMQTSLRSGTLSETRLKPDQCSALAYLLLMSEEVLEEFDLKTYNTSEKGYQRLLPVVKTCKRAL; from the exons atgagtctctctgaggagagagaggaggagaccactgcctctaaaatgagtctctctggggagagagaggaggagaacactgcctctaaaatgagtctctctggggagagagaggaggagaccactgcctctaaaatgagtctctctcgggagagagaggaggagaacactgcctctaaaatgagtctctctggggagagagaggaggggaccattgcctctaaaatgagtctctctggggaaagagagaccactgccactaaaATGACTCAAGACACCAGTTCTAAGAG TGTCCAGAAGCCCAGAGCAGAGTCACCTACAACCAGCCTGCTATCAATGAGGAGTGATCAGCCACCTGCATTCAGCCAGGAACCATTACCAGATGACAATAAGGAAGTGGAGAGTTTGGACAGTGAGGATGCATTAAAGATCACACACAACCTTCTGGACAGAAGAA GTCAAACTCTGCTGACAGTCCAACAAGACATTAAGGCTAAACTGAAACACTGGTATCAACACATATCTGAAGGAATTGGACACCATGGAAACCAAAGTCTGTTCAAGGACatctacacagagctctacatcacAGAGGGTGGAAGTGGAGGGCTCAATAATGAACATGAGGTTAGACAGATGGAGATGGCATCCAAGAAACAAACCACAGAAGAGACACCAATCAAATGCAACGACATCTTCAAGCCTTTACCCGGACAAGACAAACCAATCAGAACTGTGCTGACAAAAGGAATCGCTGGCATTGGAAAAACAGTCTCTGTGCAGAAGGTCGTCCTTGACTGGGCAGAGGGAAAAGCAAATCAGGACGTTCATTTCATGTTTCCTCTTCCTTTCCGTGATCTGAACCTGAAAAAGGACCAATACAGTCTGATGCAACTTCTTTCCCACTACTTCCCAGAAATGAAAGAGATTGACAGCATTGAAGATGGTGAAACCAAAACTGATTTCATTTTGGATGGTCTGGATGAGTGTCGACTTCCTCTAGACTACAAAAACAATGAGAAGTGCTCTGATGTCACGAAGCCAACCTCAGTGGACGTGCTACTGACAAACCTCATCGAGGGGaatctgcttccctctgctctcctctggataACCACACGGCCCGCAGCAGCCAATCAGATCCCTCCTGAGTGTGTTGACCAAGTGACAGAGGTACGAGGGTTCAATGATCCACAGAAGGAGGAGTACTTCAGGAAGAAAATCACAGATCAGAAACTGGCCAATGAAATCATCAAACACATGAAGACGTCAAGGAGCCTCCAGATCATGTGCCACATCCCGGTCTTCTGTTGGATATCAGCCACTGTCCTTGAGACGATGCTGAAAGTGGCAGAGAAGAATGAAGTCCCCAAAACTCTGACCCAGATGTGCTCACACTTCATGCTCATCCAAATCATTGTGAAGAACAGGAAGTACAACAAAGCCACAGAGACAAACCCGAAGGAACTGTCTCAGTCAGACAAAGAGATGATCCTGAAACTGGCAAAGCTGGCTTTCCAACAGCTGCAGAAGGGCAACCTGATCTTCTATGAGGAGGACCTGAGAGACTGTGGCCTTGATGTCACAGAGGCATCAGAGTACTCAGCATTGTGTACAGAGATCTTTAAAGAAGAATCTGGGCTGTACCAAGAGAAGGTCTACAGCTTTGTGCATCTGAGCATTCAGGAGTTTCTAGCAGCAGTGCATGCTTTAGAATCTTGTCTGGACAAGAAGGAAAATGTTTTCTCCTCCACGAGTGATGATGAAAAGAAGGAGTCAATCCAGTTGTCTGACTTACACAGGAGAGCAGTGGACCAGGCCTTGAAGAGTGAGAATGGACACCTGGACCTGTTCCTCCGCTTCCTTCTGGGTCTCTCGCTGGAGTCCAATCAGAATCTGTTACGAGGCCTTCTGACACAGACAGGAAGTACAacacagagccataagaaaacaaTTAAGAGAACAGTCAGGTACCTTTCAGACAAGATCAAGTACGAATCCTCACCAGAAAGGATCATCAACTTGTTCCACTGTCTGAATGAACTTGGTGCCAACTCTCTAGTTGAAGACATGCAGACCTCCCTGCGATCAGGAACTCTTTCAGAAACAAGACTAAAACCTGACCAATGTTCAGCCCTGGCCTACCTGTTACTGATGTCAGAGGAGGTGCTGGAGGAGTTTGACCTGAAGACGTACAACACATCAGAGAAAGGTTATCAGAGGTTGCTGCCGGTCGTGAAAACCTGCAAGAGAGCACTGTAA